In the genome of Spirochaetota bacterium, the window TCGTGGATTTACCGAATCGCCGTCAACTGCTGTAAGAATTATCGCAAGAAGCGCATGAAAGAGATGCTGACGGTCGGCGGGGACCAGATGGACGGCATCAACTCGCCCGAGGGTTCGCCCGAGGAGTTGTATCTCAGGGAAGAGGACATGCGCGAGTTTTACCGGGCGGTCGACTCGCTCAAGGAGAAGTTCAAGACCGTGTTCTTGCTGAGGTTCGATCACGGCATGCAGTACAGCCAGATCTCGAGCATACTGGATTGTCCGCAGAGGACGGCGAAGTGGCGCATGCAGAAGGCCGTCCAAAAGATCGCGGACCGGCTTAAGTCGAGAAACGTGGTATAATTACCGGGGGATATACAGAGTAACGCCGATGGGAGCCGGAAGAATGGAGCCGCATATCGAAGAGGAAATACTCGCGATCATCCACGCCCTTCGCGTGGACGGGCGGTGCTCGGATGCACAGGCGGGTTCTCTTGCCGCTTTTTTCGAGCGGGCGCATTTTGATGATCCGCCGATTGATGCGCCGCGCGGCCTTGCGCGCGTGCGGTTGGAAGCGTCGAAATTGCACGGGCGGAGCGCGAAAGCGCGGGCGTTTTCCGCGCGGACAAAGCTTCTTCTGGCCGCCGCTTCGGTTTTCATGATCGCGGGCGCGGCTTTTCTTGTTTTTCGTGCGGGTGATGAAACCATTCCCCACGAAACGGTGGCGGCGGCCGTCTACGGAGACGTGCACTTCATGCGCAGCGGCACGATCTCGGTTCTTGAAGCGGGCGCGCTTCTTGGCGCCGGCGACACGGTGCGCACCGGGGCCCGCGCGTTCGCGGAGCTCCGATACGGGGATAAAGTTACGATAAGGATCAAACAGAACTCGCGTTTCAGGATAGACGAGCTGGCCCATGGAGGCGACGGCAGGCTTCGCGCGGGCCTGGACCTTTCGGCGGGAACGGCGCTTTT includes:
- a CDS encoding RNA polymerase sigma factor; amino-acid sequence: MSDVSVTIGDEDLVRRFKGGEQKAFDELYTRYAPRLKRLIVYSLGDADESEDVLHDVFMRVFLHIDSFNTDMAFSSWIYRIAVNCCKNYRKKRMKEMLTVGGDQMDGINSPEGSPEELYLREEDMREFYRAVDSLKEKFKTVFLLRFDHGMQYSQISSILDCPQRTAKWRMQKAVQKIADRLKSRNVV